A genomic segment from Desulfobacterales bacterium encodes:
- a CDS encoding glutaredoxin codes for MNEKCPKCEYIRQSTDYAPEGQCPKCQIIYSKYNNDNSNPPLINREEVQNNKPASLSANYIIKIAVAILVVAIIIIFTSKKDNSSVNLSDLMPDPETKIIMFSANYCGYCKLAKQLFEKYKVKYIEYDVQSSEAIYKNFKALQGSGVPLIFINNTRIEGYSEQSIIQVLKNEKLI; via the coding sequence ATGAATGAGAAATGTCCAAAATGCGAATATATTCGCCAATCAACAGATTATGCTCCTGAAGGGCAATGCCCTAAATGTCAAATAATATATTCGAAATATAACAATGATAATTCCAATCCACCGTTAATAAATCGAGAAGAAGTCCAAAACAATAAACCTGCAAGCTTATCAGCAAATTATATTATAAAAATTGCAGTGGCAATATTAGTTGTAGCCATAATAATAATTTTTACATCAAAAAAAGATAATAGCTCGGTTAATCTTTCAGACCTTATGCCTGATCCTGAAACAAAAATAATTATGTTTTCAGCAAATTATTGCGGGTATTGTAAGCTTGCTAAACAACTTTTTGAAAAATATAAAGTTAAATATATTGAATATGATGTTCAATCGTCTGAAGCTATTTATAAAAATTTTAAGGCTTTACAAGGATCTGGCGTTCCTTTAATTTTTATAAACAATACTCGCATTGAAGGATATAGTGAACAAAGCATAATTCAAGTACTTAAAAATGAAAAATTGATTTAA
- a CDS encoding helix-turn-helix transcriptional regulator, with the protein MDLKENVHPINVDFFEDLTGDIKNEPTKKVEEIGNRIRSLRQEKGLTLDELSRLTGFDIEFLSSIENNETQPQLGALIKLSKALDAAFSRLVSGVGEKLYSITRKSEQKIVSRSTSKKGAKQVYTYKSLAPEVQGRHMEALIVELFEASEQHPAVHEGEEFIYVLEGDITVKLGNETFDLAVGDSVYYLSTTQHLLSPKKDKAKILAVIYGG; encoded by the coding sequence ATGGATTTAAAAGAAAATGTGCATCCTATAAATGTTGATTTTTTTGAAGATTTAACTGGCGATATAAAAAACGAACCTACAAAAAAAGTTGAAGAAATTGGAAATAGAATTAGAAGTTTAAGACAGGAAAAAGGCTTAACATTAGATGAACTTTCTCGTCTTACAGGCTTTGATATTGAATTTTTATCAAGCATTGAAAACAATGAAACACAACCGCAACTTGGAGCTTTAATTAAACTGTCAAAAGCTCTTGATGCAGCGTTTAGCAGGCTTGTGTCTGGTGTCGGAGAAAAATTATATTCAATTACAAGAAAAAGTGAACAGAAAATAGTTTCACGATCAACTTCAAAAAAAGGAGCAAAGCAGGTTTATACTTACAAAAGTTTAGCTCCCGAAGTTCAGGGAAGGCACATGGAAGCCTTAATTGTAGAACTTTTTGAGGCTTCAGAACAACATCCAGCAGTTCATGAGGGTGAGGAATTTATATATGTTTTAGAAGGAGACATTACAGTTAAACTTGGCAATGAAACTTTTGATTTAGCGGTCGGAGACAGTGTTTATTATTTATCAACAACTCAGCATCTTTTATCTCCTAAAAAAGATAAAGCCAAAATTTTAGCTGTAATTTATGGGGGATAA